A genome region from Phoenix dactylifera cultivar Barhee BC4 chromosome 18, palm_55x_up_171113_PBpolish2nd_filt_p, whole genome shotgun sequence includes the following:
- the LOC103721180 gene encoding serine/arginine-rich splicing factor RS41-like isoform X1: MRPIFCGNFEYDARQSDLERLFSRYGRVDRVDMKSGFAFIYMDDERDAEDAIRALDRIEFGRQGRRLRVEWTKQERGGRRSGSSRRSPTNMKPTKTLFVINFDPINTRMRDLERHFEPYGKILNIRIRRNFAFIQFESQEDATKALDATNMSKVMDRVISVEYALRDDDERRNGYSPDRRGRNRSPERRSDRGRSASPYGRGRERASPDYGRGPSPYNKPEQRGSPTYGRAESPDYERYRSRSPRQERL, encoded by the exons ATGAGGCCCATTTTCTGTGGCAACTTTGAGTATGATGCTCGCCAATCTGACCTTGAGCGACTTTTCAGCAGATACGGGAGGGTTGATAGGGTTGATATGAAGTCAG GATTCGCATTTATCTACATGGATGATGAACGTGATGCGGAGGATGCAATTCGAGCACTTGACCGGATTGAATTTGGTAGGCAAGGGCGACGGCTACGTGTTGAGTGGACAAAG CAAGAGCGTGGTGGCAGGCGGTCTGGCAGTTCAAGAAGATCTCCAACCAATATGAAGCCAACAAAGACCTTGTTTGTCATAAATTTTGATCCAATCAATACCAGGATGAGAGATTTGGAGCGGCATTTTGAACCATATGGAAAAATTTTGAATATTAGGATTAGAAGAAACTTTGCCTTCATCCAGTTTGAGTCACAGGAGGATGCCACCAAAGCATTGGATGCTACCAACATGAG CAAGGTGATGGATCGGGTTATTTCAGTCGAGTATGCACTTCGTGATGATGATGAAAGACGAAATGGGTACAGCCCTGATAGAAGAGGTCGGAACAGATCTCCAGAAAGGAGAAGTGATCGTGGGCGATCTGCCAGTCCTTATGGTAGAGGCAGGGAGAGGGCTAGCCCTGATTATGGTCGTGGTCCCAGCCCATATAACAAACCTGAACAAAGGGGTAGTCCTACTTATGGTAGAGCTGAAAGCCCCGATTATGAGAGGTACCGCAG TCGCTCACCCAGGCAGGAGAGATTGTAA
- the LOC103721180 gene encoding serine/arginine-rich splicing factor RS41-like isoform X2, whose product MRPIFCGNFEYDARQSDLERLFSRYGRVDRVDMKSGFAFIYMDDERDAEDAIRALDRIEFGRQGRRLRVEWTKQERGGRRSGSSRRSPTNMKPTKTLFVINFDPINTRMRDLERHFEPYGKILNIRIRRNFAFIQFESQEDATKALDATNMSKVMDRVISVEYALRDDDERRNGYSPDRRGRNRSPERRSDRGRSASPYGRGRERASPDYGRGPSPYNKPEQRGSPTYGRAESPDYESRSPRQERL is encoded by the exons ATGAGGCCCATTTTCTGTGGCAACTTTGAGTATGATGCTCGCCAATCTGACCTTGAGCGACTTTTCAGCAGATACGGGAGGGTTGATAGGGTTGATATGAAGTCAG GATTCGCATTTATCTACATGGATGATGAACGTGATGCGGAGGATGCAATTCGAGCACTTGACCGGATTGAATTTGGTAGGCAAGGGCGACGGCTACGTGTTGAGTGGACAAAG CAAGAGCGTGGTGGCAGGCGGTCTGGCAGTTCAAGAAGATCTCCAACCAATATGAAGCCAACAAAGACCTTGTTTGTCATAAATTTTGATCCAATCAATACCAGGATGAGAGATTTGGAGCGGCATTTTGAACCATATGGAAAAATTTTGAATATTAGGATTAGAAGAAACTTTGCCTTCATCCAGTTTGAGTCACAGGAGGATGCCACCAAAGCATTGGATGCTACCAACATGAG CAAGGTGATGGATCGGGTTATTTCAGTCGAGTATGCACTTCGTGATGATGATGAAAGACGAAATGGGTACAGCCCTGATAGAAGAGGTCGGAACAGATCTCCAGAAAGGAGAAGTGATCGTGGGCGATCTGCCAGTCCTTATGGTAGAGGCAGGGAGAGGGCTAGCCCTGATTATGGTCGTGGTCCCAGCCCATATAACAAACCTGAACAAAGGGGTAGTCCTACTTATGGTAGAGCTGAAAGCCCCGATTATGAGAG TCGCTCACCCAGGCAGGAGAGATTGTAA
- the LOC103721180 gene encoding serine/arginine-rich splicing factor RS41-like isoform X3 yields the protein MDDERDAEDAIRALDRIEFGRQGRRLRVEWTKQERGGRRSGSSRRSPTNMKPTKTLFVINFDPINTRMRDLERHFEPYGKILNIRIRRNFAFIQFESQEDATKALDATNMSKVMDRVISVEYALRDDDERRNGYSPDRRGRNRSPERRSDRGRSASPYGRGRERASPDYGRGPSPYNKPEQRGSPTYGRAESPDYERYRSRSPRQERL from the exons ATGGATGATGAACGTGATGCGGAGGATGCAATTCGAGCACTTGACCGGATTGAATTTGGTAGGCAAGGGCGACGGCTACGTGTTGAGTGGACAAAG CAAGAGCGTGGTGGCAGGCGGTCTGGCAGTTCAAGAAGATCTCCAACCAATATGAAGCCAACAAAGACCTTGTTTGTCATAAATTTTGATCCAATCAATACCAGGATGAGAGATTTGGAGCGGCATTTTGAACCATATGGAAAAATTTTGAATATTAGGATTAGAAGAAACTTTGCCTTCATCCAGTTTGAGTCACAGGAGGATGCCACCAAAGCATTGGATGCTACCAACATGAG CAAGGTGATGGATCGGGTTATTTCAGTCGAGTATGCACTTCGTGATGATGATGAAAGACGAAATGGGTACAGCCCTGATAGAAGAGGTCGGAACAGATCTCCAGAAAGGAGAAGTGATCGTGGGCGATCTGCCAGTCCTTATGGTAGAGGCAGGGAGAGGGCTAGCCCTGATTATGGTCGTGGTCCCAGCCCATATAACAAACCTGAACAAAGGGGTAGTCCTACTTATGGTAGAGCTGAAAGCCCCGATTATGAGAGGTACCGCAG TCGCTCACCCAGGCAGGAGAGATTGTAA
- the LOC103721186 gene encoding protein DETOXIFICATION 49 translates to MCNSNALSPNSQCEHHTLLAPFVDQKHPSPPLLNPRPPGELALALLEAKSLLALALPMVLSGLLFYSRSMISMLFLGRLGRLPLAGGTLAIGFANITGYSILSGLATGMEPICSQAFGANKRSALLRLALRRTVLLLLTASLPIAALWAVMHRLLLLCGQDPDIAAAARSYILTSLPDLLLQSFLHPLRVYLRAQSIIIPLTYCAAIALLLHIPINYLLVSVHQLGIQGVALASVSANFNLLILLVSFIYFFGIHSPTSGDDGELHLTKHGFDAWRSLIGLAIPSCISVCLEWWWYEIMILLCGLLLDPKSTVASMGILIQTTSLLYIFPSSLSYGVSTRVGNELGANRPDRARRAAAVGLSCGAALGLAALVFAVSVRNAWAAMFTDSKGIAKLTAAVLPILGLCELGNCPQTVGCGVLRGCARPRAAANINLVSFYGFGMPVAVGLAFFGGFDFRGLWLGLLAAQAACVATMLSVVRRTDWDLQAERAQRLTKGAVESDALVVKVIGDGSDESNGKQATKTGVMGGEGKSPLIVSINIDGSTVLT, encoded by the coding sequence ATGTGCAACTCCAACGCCTTATCACCAAACTCCCAATGCGAGCACCACACCCTCCTCGCCCCCTTTGTCGACCAAAAGCACCCAAGCCCACCCCTTCTAAACCCAAGGCCTCCCGGCGAGCTCGCCCTCGCCTTGCTCGAGGCCAAGTCCCTACTCGCCTTGGCCCTCCCCATGGTTCTCAGCGGCCTCCTCTTCTACTCTCGATCCATGATTTCCATGCTGTTTTTAGGCCGCCTCGGCCGCCTCCCTCTCGCCGGCGGCACCCTCGCTATCGGCTTCGCCAACATCACCGGCTACTCTATCCTCTCGGGCCTTGCCACCGGCATGGAGCCCATCTGCAGCCAGGCCTTCGGGGCGAACAAGCGCTCGGCCCTCCTCCGCCTCGCCCTCCGCCGcaccgtcctcctcctcctcaccgCCTCCCTTCCAATCGCCGCCCTCTGGGCCGTCAtgcaccgtctcctcctcctctgcggCCAAGACCCCGacatcgccgccgccgcccgctCCTACATTCTCACCTCCCTCCCcgacctcctcctccaatccttcCTCCACCCCCTCCGCGTCTACCTCCGCGCCCAGTCCATCATCATCCCTCTCACCTACTGCGCCGCGATCGCTCTCCTCCTCCACATCCCCATCAACTACCTTCTTGTCTCCGTTCATCAACTCGGCATCCAAGGCGTCGCTCTGGCATCCGTCTCTGCCAACTTCAACCTCCTCATCCTCTTGGTTTCTTTCATCTACTTCTTCGGCATCCACAGCCCCACCAGTGGTGATGATGGTGAGCTGCATCTCACCAAACATGGCTTCGATGCCTGGAGATCTTTGATCGGCCTCGCGATACCGAGCTGCATTTCGGTCTGCCTCGAGTGGTGGTGGTACGAGATCATGATCCTCCTCTGCGGCCTCCTCCTCGACCCGAAATCCACCGTCGCCTCCATGGGCATCCTCATCCAGaccacctccctcctctacatcttcccCTCATCCCTGAGCTACGGCGTGTCAACGCGCGTCGGCAACGAGCTCGGTGCAAACCGCCCCGACCGCGCGCGCCGGGCGGCGGCGGTCGGTCTCTCGTGCGGGGCGGCGTTAGGCTTGGCAGCGCTCGTCTTCGCGGTATCCGTGCGGAATGCGTGGGCGGCGATGTTTACGGATAGCAAGGGAATCGCGAAGTTGACGGCGGCGGTGCTGCCGATACTGGGGCTGTGCGAGCTCGGGAACTGCCCGCAGACGGTGGGGTGCGGGGTGCTGCGGGGGTGCGCGCGGCCGCGAGCGGCGGCGAATATAAACTTGGTCTCCTTCTACGGGTTCGGGATGCCGGTGGCGGTGGGGCTGGCGTTCTTCGGCGGTTTCGACTTCCGGGGGCTGTGGCTGGGGTTGCTGGCGGCGCAGGCGGCGTGCGTGGCGACCATGCTGTCGGTGGTGCGACGCACCGATTGGGATCTGCAGGCGGAGCGGGCGCAGCGGCTCACAAAAGGCGCTGTCGAGAGCGACGCTTTGGTAGTTAAAGTCATCGGCGACGGCAGCGATGAAAGCAATGGAAAGCAAGCAACAAAGACTGGAGTTATGGGTGGGGAGGGAAAGTCTCCTTTGATTGTTAGCATAAATATTGATGGATCCACTGTATTAACTTAA